In Mycetocola zhujimingii, one DNA window encodes the following:
- a CDS encoding CsbD family protein, giving the protein MGLGDKIGNGAEEAMGKAKEGLGGATDNEKLQADGQKDQSKANLKQAGEHVKDAFNK; this is encoded by the coding sequence ATGGGACTCGGAGACAAGATCGGCAACGGCGCTGAAGAAGCGATGGGCAAAGCCAAGGAAGGCCTTGGCGGAGCTACCGACAACGAAAAGCTTCAGGCCGATGGCCAAAAAGACCAGAGCAAGGCAAACCTCAAGCAGGCTGGCGAACACGTGAAGGATGCCTTCAACAAGTAG
- a CDS encoding methylated-DNA--[protein]-cysteine S-methyltransferase gives MTSTTLHPAPAASPSGTPTTTALSHTMNTPDGPFTIIARDNGTVLASGWTADVDALTARIAAVLRPATVTAGSVSAADAVTAYYDGDLAAIENVAVEQRGGEFRLRGWTALRSIAPGHPLTYRQLADAIGNPAAVRAAASVCATNTPALFVPCHRVLRTDGTMGGFAWGIDVKRSLLTREARLALV, from the coding sequence ATGACCAGCACGACCCTTCACCCGGCACCCGCGGCGTCGCCGTCGGGCACGCCAACGACCACCGCGCTCAGCCACACGATGAACACACCCGACGGCCCATTCACGATCATCGCCCGCGACAATGGGACGGTACTCGCCTCCGGCTGGACCGCCGACGTCGACGCCCTCACCGCGCGCATCGCTGCGGTGCTTCGACCGGCAACCGTGACCGCGGGTTCAGTATCAGCAGCGGATGCCGTCACCGCCTACTACGACGGCGACCTCGCCGCCATCGAGAACGTTGCCGTCGAGCAGCGCGGTGGAGAGTTCCGGCTTCGGGGCTGGACTGCGCTCCGGTCAATCGCGCCGGGGCATCCGCTCACCTACCGTCAACTCGCCGATGCCATCGGCAACCCGGCGGCGGTGCGCGCCGCGGCGAGCGTCTGCGCGACCAACACGCCAGCACTGTTCGTTCCGTGCCACCGGGTGCTGCGCACAGACGGCACCATGGGCGGGTTCGCCTGGGGCATCGACGTCAAGCGGTCGCTGCTCACGCGCGAGGCGAGGCTCGCTCTGGTGTGA
- a CDS encoding alpha/beta fold hydrolase — MPERDLPTRLDESLPDVDWDRLAPDARRWTFSAPSGPLAALESGTPSAERAVLVPGVTGSKEDFRFVMPQLVAAGYFVQSFDLAGQYESWPAGPENLRPPRVEYDYDLLVGDLIAFLEAGSTPSHLLGYSFAGVVAQLVAAQRPDLVSSLTLLSTPPVSGRAYRSIKRIGWLDRFVDARGSALLMKLGIVWNVQRVPPGRLRFVRERFTLTRAEAHRQVMGLLSRTPDVTGALAAQPFPKLVAVGMHDLWPLGLHRRFAQKLGATIAVYRTGHSPCETAPHQLSRDLLELYATAPAERR; from the coding sequence ATGCCAGAGCGCGACCTGCCGACCAGGCTCGACGAGAGCCTGCCGGACGTTGACTGGGACCGTCTCGCGCCCGACGCTCGCCGCTGGACCTTCAGTGCACCGAGCGGTCCGCTCGCCGCTCTGGAGTCGGGGACCCCGTCGGCAGAACGCGCTGTCCTGGTCCCCGGGGTGACCGGCTCGAAAGAGGACTTCAGGTTCGTGATGCCGCAGCTCGTCGCTGCGGGGTATTTCGTGCAGAGTTTCGACCTGGCCGGGCAGTACGAGTCATGGCCGGCAGGACCGGAGAACCTCCGCCCTCCGCGCGTCGAGTACGACTATGACCTGTTAGTGGGCGACCTGATCGCCTTTCTCGAGGCGGGCAGCACGCCCTCACATCTGCTCGGGTATTCGTTTGCCGGTGTCGTCGCGCAACTCGTCGCAGCGCAGAGGCCGGACCTCGTCTCGAGTCTCACGCTGCTCAGTACACCGCCGGTTTCCGGCAGGGCCTACCGTTCGATCAAGCGGATCGGCTGGCTCGATCGCTTCGTGGACGCGCGTGGAAGCGCACTCTTGATGAAGCTCGGCATCGTGTGGAATGTGCAGCGGGTTCCTCCGGGCAGATTACGGTTCGTTCGTGAGCGCTTCACACTCACCCGCGCGGAGGCGCATCGGCAGGTCATGGGCCTGCTTTCGAGAACACCCGATGTGACCGGCGCGCTCGCCGCTCAACCGTTTCCGAAGCTCGTGGCCGTTGGAATGCACGATCTCTGGCCGCTTGGGCTCCATCGCCGGTTCGCGCAGAAGCTCGGCGCAACAATCGCGGTCTACCGCACGGGCCACAGCCCCTGCGAGACGGCGCCGCATCAGCTCAGTCGCGACCTGCTTGAGCTTTACGCCACGGCGCCAGCGGAACGTCGATAA
- a CDS encoding DUF1206 domain-containing protein has protein sequence MSEGAVADRVTQLRETARERIKDAAERANDHPKVRIAARAGLVANGIIHILIGCIAIGIAWGASGQADQSGALTAVGSTPVGSVLLWAASASFIGLAVLQGSEAARVYSIHRKLVLLRRWTNVAKSLGYTGIAMVTALYALGSRHNGSEVSQTLSADLLNTPGGVFALVAVGVLVGTVGGTLIFRGLSRNFREELEPLSGTRSHVVVSLGLLGHTAKGVALVISGVLFLCAAAFADPDAARGVDGALRVVAFLPLGGALLVVVASGFVAYGFYLFARARFLRKGPLVVVTRKDRRRLQRGEALDI, from the coding sequence ATGAGCGAGGGAGCGGTGGCAGACCGGGTGACGCAGCTTCGCGAAACGGCGCGAGAACGCATCAAGGACGCTGCGGAACGCGCGAACGACCATCCCAAGGTGCGCATCGCCGCCCGGGCGGGCCTCGTGGCCAACGGGATCATTCACATTCTCATCGGCTGCATCGCCATCGGGATCGCCTGGGGCGCGTCCGGCCAGGCGGACCAGTCCGGAGCGCTCACCGCTGTCGGCTCTACACCGGTCGGCAGCGTTCTGCTCTGGGCTGCCTCAGCATCGTTCATCGGCCTCGCCGTCCTGCAGGGAAGCGAGGCGGCGCGGGTGTATTCAATTCACCGGAAACTCGTTCTTCTCCGCCGGTGGACCAACGTTGCCAAGAGCCTCGGCTACACGGGTATCGCGATGGTGACGGCGCTCTACGCTCTCGGTAGCCGCCATAACGGCTCCGAGGTTTCGCAAACACTCAGTGCGGACCTGCTCAACACCCCTGGCGGGGTCTTCGCGCTCGTCGCAGTCGGCGTGCTGGTCGGCACCGTTGGCGGAACGCTGATCTTCCGTGGGCTTTCGCGCAACTTCCGCGAGGAACTCGAGCCGCTCTCCGGCACACGCTCCCATGTCGTCGTCTCGCTTGGACTTCTTGGGCACACGGCAAAGGGTGTGGCACTCGTGATCTCCGGCGTGCTGTTCCTCTGTGCCGCGGCATTCGCCGATCCGGATGCCGCGCGCGGCGTCGACGGTGCGCTCCGGGTAGTCGCGTTTCTTCCCCTTGGCGGGGCTCTGCTCGTCGTGGTGGCGAGCGGGTTTGTCGCGTACGGGTTCTACCTCTTCGCCCGCGCGCGGTTTCTCCGGAAGGGCCCGCTCGTGGTGGTCACCCGAAAGGACCGCAGGCGGCTGCAGCGCGGCGAAGCGCTCGACATCTGA
- a CDS encoding AlkA N-terminal domain-containing protein, which translates to MDFTERYSAIQAKDSRFDGQFITAVRTTGIYCRPSCPARTPKSENVTFFPTSAAAHEAGYRACKRCLPEAVPGTPAWNLRNDLAARAMRLIGDGIIEREGVPGLAGRLGYSSRHLTRILTEELGAGPLALSRALRAQTARTLLTSTDLPASDVAFAAGFSSIRQFNDTISEVFQLTPGEIRSRQRHSSRPVPGTLDLALPFRPPFDAAGLFAWFVPRAVAGVEVATATGYRRTVSLPGGPGSFEVRLDGDALRLRATLSSLGDLPVLVSRVRRLFDLDADPVAIDRALGADPSLAASVHSTPGIRLPGALDPEEMLFRAIIGQQISVAAARTQLNRLTAAAGTPVDGPDGLSHLFPTAAQIVEHGRDAMVGPRARIDTLLTVAEALATGAFSIGFGDDAVEQHRALTAFRGIGDWTAGYLSMRVLGNPDVFLPGDVAVRTGARTLGLPAEPRALTRDVERFAPWRSYLCMHLWRSAATAPPASRRTKAPLAPPPATTLEEIA; encoded by the coding sequence ATGGACTTCACCGAGCGCTACTCCGCCATCCAGGCGAAGGACTCCCGTTTCGACGGGCAGTTCATCACCGCGGTGCGCACCACGGGCATTTATTGCCGCCCATCGTGCCCGGCGCGCACACCGAAGTCCGAGAACGTCACCTTCTTCCCGACCAGTGCCGCAGCGCACGAGGCCGGTTACCGCGCGTGCAAGCGGTGCCTCCCCGAAGCCGTCCCCGGCACACCCGCGTGGAACCTCCGCAACGATCTCGCCGCGCGGGCCATGCGGCTCATCGGCGATGGGATCATCGAGCGTGAAGGCGTCCCCGGGCTTGCCGGCCGACTCGGCTACTCGAGCCGGCACCTCACGCGGATCCTCACCGAGGAGCTCGGCGCCGGGCCGCTCGCACTGTCGCGCGCACTGCGCGCGCAGACCGCACGCACCCTGCTCACCTCGACAGACCTGCCCGCGTCTGATGTTGCATTCGCCGCCGGGTTCTCGAGCATCCGGCAGTTCAACGACACCATCAGTGAGGTGTTCCAGCTCACTCCAGGCGAAATCCGGAGCAGGCAGCGGCACTCGAGCCGCCCAGTGCCTGGCACGCTCGATCTCGCGCTTCCATTCCGCCCGCCGTTCGATGCCGCCGGCCTGTTCGCCTGGTTCGTGCCTCGTGCGGTCGCCGGCGTCGAGGTCGCCACAGCGACCGGATACCGGCGCACCGTCTCCCTCCCCGGCGGCCCCGGCAGTTTCGAGGTGCGCCTCGACGGTGACGCACTGCGGTTGCGGGCTACGCTGAGCTCGCTCGGCGACCTGCCCGTGCTCGTGTCGCGGGTGCGGCGCCTGTTCGACCTCGACGCGGATCCGGTCGCCATCGACCGAGCGCTCGGGGCAGATCCAAGCCTCGCAGCGAGTGTTCACTCGACCCCCGGCATCCGCCTGCCCGGGGCCCTGGATCCGGAAGAGATGTTGTTCCGCGCGATCATCGGGCAGCAGATCTCGGTAGCCGCAGCCCGCACCCAGCTCAACCGGCTCACCGCGGCAGCGGGCACCCCCGTCGACGGGCCCGATGGTCTCAGCCACCTCTTCCCGACCGCAGCACAGATCGTCGAGCACGGCCGTGACGCGATGGTCGGCCCGCGCGCCAGGATCGACACCCTGCTCACGGTGGCCGAGGCTCTCGCCACCGGCGCATTCTCCATTGGCTTTGGCGACGACGCCGTCGAACAGCATCGGGCGCTCACCGCTTTCCGCGGCATCGGCGACTGGACGGCGGGCTATCTCAGCATGCGGGTGCTCGGCAATCCCGACGTCTTCCTGCCCGGCGACGTCGCCGTGCGAACCGGTGCACGCACTCTCGGCCTTCCCGCCGAGCCGCGTGCGCTCACCCGCGACGTCGAGCGCTTCGCGCCGTGGCGCTCCTACCTCTGTATGCACCTCTGGCGGAGCGCCGCCACGGCACCGCCGGCATCCCGCCGCACGAAAGCGCCTCTCGCGCCGCCGCCCGCCACGACCCTCGAGGAGATCGCATGA
- a CDS encoding YihY/virulence factor BrkB family protein gives MATTSNDERSQAARDDEDTVLASAPSDKELAEDSDADRDAPRRAKLTPKGLLAVYSRAFREFTKDQVGDIAASLTYFAVLALFPAILAIISLLSLINQGTNVTDGLLKIFGEIAPGDTVESLRGPIEDLTATPAAGLGFVIGLVGAIWSASGYVRAFSRGMNRIYSVQEGRPFLKFQPVILLITVISLITLTLMALMIVLSGDIAEAVGSVIGLGDTALLVWNIAKWPVIAFLAVMILAMLYYATPNVKQHRFRWLTVGALTALVVWALATFGFFFYVSNFGNYDRTYGTLGGVIVFLLWLYLSNMALMYGAEVDAEVERVRELQAGIKAEYAIQLPLRGTALIDAAIEAEAKAVLASKKLRQDWHAEHARGSEEA, from the coding sequence ATGGCGACGACTTCTAACGACGAGAGGTCGCAGGCCGCGCGCGACGACGAGGACACGGTCCTCGCGTCTGCACCGTCCGATAAGGAACTTGCCGAGGACTCCGACGCTGATCGCGACGCCCCGCGACGTGCGAAGCTCACGCCGAAGGGACTGCTCGCCGTCTACTCGCGCGCCTTCCGCGAGTTCACCAAAGACCAGGTCGGTGATATTGCCGCCTCGCTCACCTACTTCGCAGTTCTCGCGCTGTTCCCCGCGATCCTCGCCATCATCTCGCTGCTGTCGCTCATCAACCAGGGCACCAACGTGACCGACGGCCTGCTCAAAATCTTCGGAGAGATCGCGCCGGGAGACACGGTCGAGAGCCTGAGGGGGCCCATCGAGGACCTGACCGCGACGCCCGCGGCCGGCCTCGGTTTCGTCATCGGTCTCGTCGGTGCCATCTGGTCGGCATCCGGTTATGTCCGGGCGTTCTCGCGCGGGATGAACCGGATCTACAGCGTGCAGGAAGGTCGGCCGTTCCTCAAGTTCCAGCCGGTCATCCTCCTGATCACCGTCATCTCGCTCATCACCCTCACCCTCATGGCGCTCATGATCGTGCTGAGCGGCGACATCGCCGAGGCCGTCGGTAGCGTGATCGGCCTGGGTGACACGGCGCTCCTGGTCTGGAATATTGCCAAGTGGCCGGTGATCGCATTCCTTGCGGTCATGATCCTCGCGATGCTCTACTACGCCACGCCCAACGTCAAGCAGCACAGGTTCCGGTGGCTGACCGTTGGTGCACTGACCGCGCTCGTCGTGTGGGCGCTCGCCACCTTCGGATTCTTCTTCTACGTCTCCAACTTCGGCAACTACGACAGGACATACGGCACCCTCGGTGGCGTGATCGTGTTCCTGCTCTGGCTCTACCTCAGCAACATGGCACTCATGTACGGCGCCGAGGTCGACGCGGAAGTCGAGCGGGTTCGCGAGCTGCAGGCCGGTATCAAGGCGGAGTACGCCATCCAGCTTCCGTTGCGCGGCACCGCGCTCATCGACGCTGCGATCGAGGCAGAGGCGAAAGCCGTCCTGGCTTCCAAGAAGCTGCGGCAGGACTGGCACGCCGAACACGCGCGGGGTTCCGAAGAGGCATAG
- a CDS encoding histidine phosphatase family protein → MRILFIRHGQTPSNVRGLLDTAYPGPGLTALGTRQARAIPRALRAEKIEELFASTLIRTQLTAEPLAVDRGLDTRIIDGIHEIDAGALEGHSDHESHLTYLETVFAWAGGDLSRSMPGGYDGHEFFERFDGAVERVSQSGMSTAAVVSHGAAIRTWVAARAANIDGDYAAEHPLSNTGVVIVTGSPVDGWNVVEWDGDPIGGHDLFDASADDATGEAVG, encoded by the coding sequence GTGCGGATTCTCTTCATTCGGCACGGTCAGACTCCGTCCAACGTGCGGGGCCTGCTCGACACCGCCTATCCGGGCCCCGGGCTGACCGCTCTCGGCACCCGTCAGGCCCGCGCGATCCCCCGGGCACTCCGCGCCGAGAAGATCGAAGAACTGTTCGCATCGACACTCATCAGGACCCAGCTCACCGCAGAACCCCTCGCCGTCGACCGCGGCCTCGACACCCGCATCATCGATGGCATCCACGAAATCGACGCGGGAGCGCTCGAGGGACACAGCGATCACGAGTCACACCTGACGTACCTGGAAACCGTCTTCGCCTGGGCGGGCGGCGATCTTTCCCGCTCCATGCCGGGCGGATACGACGGCCACGAGTTCTTCGAGAGATTTGACGGCGCCGTCGAGCGGGTCTCGCAGAGCGGCATGTCGACGGCGGCCGTGGTCAGCCATGGCGCCGCCATCCGCACCTGGGTCGCCGCTCGAGCCGCGAACATCGACGGGGATTACGCCGCCGAGCATCCGCTGTCGAACACGGGCGTCGTCATCGTGACCGGCAGCCCCGTCGACGGCTGGAACGTGGTGGAGTGGGACGGGGATCCCATCGGCGGCCACGACCTCTTCGACGCCTCAGCGGATGACGCGACCGGCGAAGCTGTGGGCTGA
- a CDS encoding NAD-dependent epimerase/dehydratase family protein translates to MSRIVVIGATGHVGTSLVPRLVASGHDVVAVSRGIRSPYREDVAWRQVRRVELDREAGDSDGSFAGAIAELNADMVVDMMCFTESSAAQLVEALRGRVEILLSAGTIWVHGPAVAVPTRESDDRHPIGEYGTNKSAIEALLAAETRNGGLRTAVLHPGHISGPGWPMVNAQGNFDTGVWETLAAGEPLVLPNLGLETVHHVHADDVAQAFHKAIAHPDAVAGKSYHVVSERAMTLRGIAETAARWFGREPQLRFAPLEEFLATLTPEHADASREHILRSPSMSIAAAATDFGYAPRFTSAATIADGVRWLVADGQVDTGGRSLRE, encoded by the coding sequence ATGTCACGGATCGTCGTCATCGGTGCAACGGGCCACGTTGGAACCTCTCTCGTTCCCCGGTTGGTTGCGTCCGGACACGACGTCGTCGCTGTGAGCCGCGGCATCCGGTCGCCGTATCGAGAGGATGTCGCGTGGCGACAGGTTCGGCGGGTCGAACTCGATCGCGAAGCCGGTGATTCCGACGGCTCGTTCGCCGGCGCGATCGCCGAACTCAACGCAGACATGGTCGTCGACATGATGTGTTTCACCGAGAGTTCTGCCGCGCAACTCGTTGAGGCTCTCCGAGGGCGTGTCGAGATTCTGCTCAGCGCAGGAACGATCTGGGTCCACGGGCCAGCGGTCGCCGTGCCGACGCGCGAGTCGGACGACAGACACCCGATCGGCGAGTACGGAACCAACAAGTCCGCGATCGAGGCCCTCCTGGCGGCTGAAACCCGGAACGGCGGCCTGCGGACGGCGGTTCTGCACCCCGGGCACATCTCCGGGCCCGGCTGGCCCATGGTCAACGCACAGGGAAACTTCGACACCGGCGTGTGGGAGACCCTCGCCGCCGGCGAACCGCTGGTCCTGCCGAACCTCGGGCTCGAGACGGTGCACCACGTTCACGCGGATGACGTCGCGCAGGCGTTCCACAAGGCGATCGCGCACCCCGACGCGGTGGCGGGGAAGAGCTACCACGTCGTGTCGGAACGGGCCATGACGCTCCGCGGGATCGCAGAGACCGCCGCGCGCTGGTTCGGCCGCGAACCGCAGCTCCGGTTCGCCCCGCTCGAGGAGTTCCTCGCCACGCTGACACCGGAACACGCCGACGCGTCACGCGAACACATCTTGCGCAGCCCGTCCATGAGCATCGCGGCGGCTGCGACCGACTTCGGCTATGCCCCGCGTTTCACCTCGGCGGCAACGATTGCGGACGGCGTCCGGTGGCTCGTTGCTGATGGGCAGGTCGACACGGGCGGGCGGTCCTTGAGGGAGTGA
- a CDS encoding RNA polymerase sigma factor has product MTDPTDADIAARFSAGDERALADAYARFSRVVYSLARRVLGIDADAEDVTQQVFIAAWRGRDTFDEAKGPLGAWLVGITRRRIADALEARSRVRRIEESWAEASGTRAQPEVVDVAERLMIADELERLDPVPRRVMALAFYGDLTHSEIAETTGIPLGTVKSHIRRSLGKLRTRLEVTDDAPR; this is encoded by the coding sequence GTGACGGACCCCACCGATGCCGATATCGCCGCGCGATTCAGTGCGGGTGACGAGCGCGCGCTCGCCGACGCATATGCCCGATTCTCACGCGTTGTGTATTCCCTGGCCCGACGGGTTCTGGGCATCGATGCAGACGCTGAGGATGTGACGCAACAGGTTTTCATCGCAGCGTGGCGCGGCCGTGACACCTTCGATGAGGCCAAGGGGCCGCTCGGTGCGTGGCTCGTCGGAATCACCCGCAGGCGCATCGCCGACGCGCTGGAAGCACGCTCACGGGTTCGCAGGATCGAGGAGAGCTGGGCGGAGGCGTCGGGCACACGTGCCCAACCCGAGGTGGTGGACGTTGCCGAACGACTGATGATTGCCGATGAGCTTGAACGCCTTGACCCGGTTCCCCGGCGAGTCATGGCACTCGCGTTCTATGGCGACCTGACACACTCGGAGATCGCAGAGACGACAGGAATCCCGCTTGGCACCGTGAAGAGCCATATCCGGCGAAGTCTTGGCAAGCTGCGCACCCGATTGGAGGTGACTGATGATGCACCTCGATGA
- a CDS encoding glycosyltransferase family 2 protein, giving the protein MPSISVIIPVYNDADLLRTCLAAIAAQTRPADEVIVVDNASTDASADVAREAGARIVPEPHRGILWATTAGFDAATGDILARLDADSVPPPRWLERIEADFQTQPEASAITGTAWFYGGTAFSRWFGRYCFLGAYFTLIAYLLGHPPLFGSNFALRADAWQRMRDGLHLSRNDVHDDLDLSYRIEPDMRVIFDRNLGMSISARPFGTVAGFLRRVGWGFATVFVNEREQPFWRRRAERRASGLIDVPLAPWRKAQAGRD; this is encoded by the coding sequence GTGCCTTCGATCTCCGTCATCATCCCTGTCTACAACGACGCAGATTTGCTTCGCACCTGCCTGGCGGCGATCGCAGCTCAAACCCGGCCAGCCGACGAGGTCATCGTCGTCGACAACGCGTCGACGGATGCCTCGGCCGACGTGGCACGCGAGGCGGGCGCTCGTATCGTGCCTGAACCGCACCGCGGGATCCTGTGGGCGACCACCGCGGGTTTCGACGCGGCGACCGGAGACATCCTCGCGAGACTCGACGCAGACTCGGTTCCGCCACCACGCTGGCTGGAGCGAATCGAGGCGGACTTCCAGACGCAGCCGGAAGCATCCGCCATCACAGGGACCGCCTGGTTCTACGGCGGGACCGCATTCTCGCGCTGGTTCGGGCGGTATTGCTTCCTGGGTGCGTACTTCACGCTCATCGCGTACCTGCTCGGCCACCCTCCTCTCTTCGGATCCAACTTCGCGCTCAGGGCCGATGCGTGGCAGCGCATGCGCGACGGGCTTCACCTCTCACGCAACGACGTCCACGACGACCTCGATCTCAGCTACCGGATCGAGCCGGACATGCGCGTGATTTTCGACAGGAACCTCGGCATGTCGATCTCCGCTCGCCCATTCGGCACCGTTGCCGGCTTTCTCCGGCGGGTGGGATGGGGGTTTGCCACGGTGTTCGTCAACGAGCGGGAGCAACCCTTCTGGCGTCGACGCGCGGAACGCCGCGCGTCCGGGCTTATCGACGTTCCGCTGGCGCCGTGGCGTAAAGCTCAAGCAGGTCGCGACTGA
- a CDS encoding anti-sigma factor, protein MMHLDDDELVLYSFGEDTPDAAQREHLENCALCSAELNALKHLVSAGRALDDTDLVEAPDSVWQRIHAELELSPELGPVPRDGGAQPVTVGVAAPLQVPSRRASPTRPEREQRRGRIRPMTALLVAASLVVGLIAGIAGTVLVSRPGDPRLLAEAELQPFPDWDVSGSARVEENEAGVRHIVVDVSAPGEGLTEVWLIDPETSGLVSLGLLGGESGTFAIPEGVDLSRYTVVDVSREPADGNPAHSGDSIARGELRGS, encoded by the coding sequence ATGATGCACCTCGATGACGACGAGTTGGTTCTCTACTCCTTCGGCGAAGACACACCGGATGCCGCACAGCGCGAGCACCTCGAGAACTGCGCCCTGTGCAGTGCCGAGCTCAACGCATTGAAGCACCTCGTGAGCGCCGGGCGCGCGCTCGATGACACCGATCTCGTTGAAGCGCCCGATTCTGTGTGGCAGCGGATCCACGCGGAGCTCGAGCTGTCCCCGGAGCTCGGACCGGTTCCGCGCGACGGCGGGGCCCAACCCGTGACGGTTGGCGTCGCCGCTCCACTGCAGGTGCCCTCCCGGCGCGCCTCGCCCACTCGCCCTGAGCGCGAACAGCGGAGGGGGAGGATCCGCCCGATGACCGCCCTGCTCGTTGCGGCGTCGCTCGTGGTTGGGCTCATTGCGGGCATCGCGGGAACCGTGCTGGTCTCCCGTCCCGGTGATCCGCGGCTCCTGGCCGAAGCCGAACTCCAGCCGTTCCCCGACTGGGATGTTTCCGGCTCGGCACGCGTCGAGGAGAACGAGGCAGGTGTGCGCCACATCGTGGTCGACGTCTCTGCGCCGGGTGAAGGACTGACCGAGGTCTGGCTTATCGATCCCGAGACCTCCGGGCTGGTCAGCCTTGGACTGCTAGGTGGCGAGTCGGGCACGTTTGCAATTCCCGAGGGCGTCGATCTCTCGCGCTACACGGTCGTCGATGTGTCCCGGGAGCCGGCCGACGGTAACCCGGCTCACTCCGGCGACTCGATAGCGCGCGGCGAGCTCCGCGGCTCCTGA
- a CDS encoding MarR family winged helix-turn-helix transcriptional regulator, which translates to MTDRELAVSAWESLFRAQVGVLRVLGAEFPLRGMSLNEYDVLFNLSLQPDRRARLRDINRLVLLSQPSVSRLIDRLAARGLVSKHPDPTDKRGTIVAITDDGFDRYRDAARHHMATITELMSALSDEELLQLKQLTTKLRGESGQ; encoded by the coding sequence ATGACAGACCGTGAACTCGCCGTATCCGCGTGGGAATCACTGTTTCGGGCGCAGGTCGGCGTGTTGCGGGTGCTCGGCGCCGAATTCCCCCTGCGGGGCATGTCGCTCAACGAGTACGACGTTCTCTTCAACCTCTCCCTCCAGCCCGACCGCAGGGCACGGCTGCGCGACATCAATCGGCTCGTTCTGCTCAGCCAGCCCAGCGTGAGCCGTCTCATCGACCGGCTTGCCGCGCGCGGGCTGGTGTCGAAGCATCCCGACCCCACCGACAAACGAGGCACGATCGTCGCGATAACGGATGACGGCTTCGACAGGTACCGGGACGCCGCACGCCACCACATGGCCACCATCACCGAGCTCATGAGCGCCCTCTCGGACGAAGAGCTGCTGCAACTCAAGCAACTGACGACGAAGCTGCGCGGCGAGAGCGGCCAGTAG